A window of Lentibacillus sp. Marseille-P4043 contains these coding sequences:
- the proC gene encoding pyrroline-5-carboxylate reductase, translated as MLKQKTIAFLGAGSMAEAMISGMIQTEKAPADQIIVTNKCNHERLNTIENKYGVRTVPLAELPHAEIDYFILAMKPKGAEETLAAIKDIISVDQVVISVLAGISTSYMEERLNVGQEVIRVMPNTSSMIQESATAMSPGNHTNENNVNNVKKLLECMGKVYIIDEDQMDIFTGLAGSGPAYFYYLMEQMENIGKVSGMDGEQARNIAAQTLYGAAKMIIERQESPADLRKKVTSPNGTTAAGLEALEKYHGGEAISQAVSHAANRSKEISKELDRVLVTS; from the coding sequence ATGTTAAAACAGAAAACAATTGCATTTTTGGGTGCAGGTTCGATGGCAGAAGCAATGATTTCTGGGATGATCCAAACGGAAAAAGCACCAGCTGATCAAATTATCGTAACAAATAAATGCAATCATGAACGTTTAAATACAATTGAAAATAAATATGGAGTCCGGACAGTTCCGCTTGCTGAATTGCCCCATGCGGAAATTGACTACTTTATTTTGGCAATGAAGCCTAAAGGTGCCGAGGAAACACTAGCTGCAATTAAGGACATCATTAGTGTCGATCAAGTGGTTATTTCCGTGTTAGCTGGAATTTCAACTTCTTATATGGAAGAGAGACTAAACGTTGGGCAAGAAGTAATCCGCGTTATGCCGAATACGTCAAGTATGATTCAAGAATCCGCTACAGCAATGTCACCAGGAAATCATACAAACGAAAATAATGTAAACAACGTGAAAAAACTACTTGAATGTATGGGAAAAGTGTACATTATCGATGAGGATCAAATGGATATTTTTACTGGTTTAGCGGGAAGCGGACCAGCATATTTCTATTACCTAATGGAGCAAATGGAGAACATCGGAAAGGTAAGTGGAATGGATGGGGAGCAGGCACGAAATATTGCTGCTCAAACGCTTTATGGTGCTGCAAAAATGATCATAGAGCGTCAAGAATCCCCAGCGGACCTACGGAAAAAAGTTACATCACCAAATGGTACGACTGCAGCCGGATTGGAAGCCCTTGAGAAATACCACGGAGGAGAAGCTATTTCACAGGCAGTCAGTCATGCTGCGAATCGATCAAAGGAAATTAGCAAAGAACTTGATCGAGTATTGGTTACTTCTTAA
- the efeO gene encoding iron uptake system protein EfeO, protein MNYFKLPAVFLLSTSLLFGCGQADEDSSAEKKETTDQTEASIAVNPKLADVSADYRTYAINQIDTFVEKTEAFANAVIDGDMEKAKKLYAPARMYYESSEPIAEVFADLDPKIDAREGDVPIEEWGGYHRIEKGLWEENTTKGYEQYAEQLIKDVHLLRAKVETVDVTPELLITGSVDLLNEVSTSKVTGEEDRYSHTDLYDFVANVQGAEKIFNLFQPALEDTNQELADKISTQFAGLYELLDQYKKGDGYILYTELTEEQVKELSQSINELAEPLSQLGVVLEG, encoded by the coding sequence ATGAATTATTTTAAACTACCTGCAGTATTTCTTTTATCTACTAGTTTACTATTTGGCTGTGGGCAGGCGGATGAAGACAGTTCTGCAGAGAAGAAAGAAACAACAGATCAGACAGAGGCATCCATTGCTGTCAATCCTAAATTGGCTGATGTTTCAGCCGACTATCGTACATATGCAATTAATCAAATAGATACATTTGTCGAAAAAACCGAAGCCTTTGCTAATGCTGTTATTGATGGAGATATGGAGAAGGCCAAAAAACTCTATGCCCCAGCTCGTATGTATTATGAAAGTTCAGAACCAATTGCTGAGGTTTTTGCTGATTTAGATCCGAAAATTGATGCACGTGAAGGTGACGTCCCAATAGAAGAATGGGGTGGCTATCACCGGATTGAAAAAGGCCTTTGGGAAGAAAACACAACAAAAGGCTATGAACAATATGCGGAACAACTTATTAAAGATGTACATCTTTTACGCGCAAAGGTTGAAACAGTTGATGTTACACCGGAATTGCTAATTACTGGTTCAGTTGATCTTTTAAACGAAGTATCTACATCAAAAGTAACAGGTGAAGAGGATCGTTATTCGCATACAGACTTGTACGATTTCGTAGCAAATGTCCAAGGTGCTGAAAAGATATTCAACCTGTTTCAGCCTGCCCTTGAAGATACCAATCAGGAACTAGCTGACAAAATCAGCACTCAATTTGCTGGCCTTTATGAGTTGCTTGATCAATACAAAAAAGGCGATGGTTATATCCTTTATACAGAATTGACTGAGGAACAAGTCAAAGAATTAAGCCAATCTATTAACGAACTGGCTGAACCACTCTCACAGTTAGGAGTCGTTTTGGAGGGATAA
- the efeB gene encoding iron uptake transporter deferrochelatase/peroxidase subunit: MTNEKKDNEIPDLMEKRFTRRKLLKTAGIGSVGAFIGASGLGGILTLSDVLPASAEKNNSHENGIPFYGEHQAGITTEMQDNVYFASLDVKTSDRAELITLLKDWTKASAAMTKGDPVDDAATNDLLPPVDTGETVGLSMSNLTITFGVGPTLFTKNGKGRFGIQHKKPAELKALPKFSLDALEKKWSGGDLCIQACSDDAQVAFHAVRNLVRIARGKAVLRWAQEGFQRTKKANKKQETPRNLFGFKDGTVNPDVKNKQELNKNVWVQQDDGPNWLTNGSYLVVRRIQMFIEVWDRTTLKGQEETFGRDRKTGAPLGQSQEFEPVDFDKKDENGQYYIPDTAHIRRAHGKGKEELFRRSYSYSDGMDIQTGSFDAGLLFMCYQRNPSKQFVPIQQRLAQIDELNEYIVHRGSAVFACLPGVKKGGFIGDTLFG, encoded by the coding sequence ATGACCAACGAAAAAAAAGATAATGAAATTCCAGATTTAATGGAAAAGCGATTTACCAGAAGAAAATTATTAAAAACAGCAGGTATTGGTAGTGTCGGTGCATTTATCGGTGCATCCGGATTAGGAGGTATCTTAACACTTAGCGATGTACTGCCGGCATCAGCTGAGAAAAATAATAGTCACGAGAATGGGATCCCCTTTTATGGAGAACACCAGGCTGGCATAACAACTGAAATGCAAGATAATGTATATTTTGCATCACTTGATGTTAAGACATCTGATCGGGCTGAACTTATTACTCTATTAAAGGACTGGACTAAAGCAAGTGCAGCAATGACAAAAGGGGATCCCGTTGACGATGCAGCTACAAATGACTTATTACCGCCCGTTGATACAGGTGAAACCGTTGGGCTATCCATGTCTAACTTAACGATAACATTTGGGGTCGGTCCAACACTTTTTACCAAGAATGGAAAAGGACGTTTTGGAATACAACATAAAAAGCCTGCTGAATTAAAGGCCTTACCAAAGTTTTCGCTTGATGCTCTTGAAAAAAAGTGGTCTGGCGGCGATTTATGCATTCAAGCCTGCAGTGATGATGCACAAGTTGCTTTCCATGCCGTACGAAACCTGGTACGAATCGCCCGTGGAAAGGCAGTCCTTCGCTGGGCACAGGAAGGCTTTCAACGTACGAAAAAAGCAAATAAAAAACAAGAAACACCACGAAATTTATTTGGATTTAAAGATGGAACAGTAAACCCTGATGTCAAAAATAAACAAGAGCTTAATAAGAATGTATGGGTTCAGCAAGATGACGGGCCAAATTGGCTGACGAATGGATCATACCTTGTAGTAAGAAGAATTCAAATGTTTATTGAGGTTTGGGACCGAACTACATTAAAAGGACAGGAAGAAACATTTGGACGCGATCGAAAAACCGGTGCACCACTTGGCCAAAGTCAGGAATTTGAGCCAGTTGATTTCGACAAGAAAGATGAAAATGGACAATATTATATTCCCGATACGGCCCATATCCGTCGTGCACATGGCAAAGGTAAAGAAGAACTTTTCCGCAGGTCTTACTCATACTCAGACGGCATGGACATTCAAACTGGATCGTTTGATGCCGGATTGCTATTTATGTGTTATCAACGAAATCCAAGTAAACAATTTGTACCGATTCAGCAGCGTCTAGCACAAATTGACGAATTAAACGAATACATTGTCCACCGGGGAAGTGCTGTTTTTGCTTGTTTACCAGGGGTTAAAAAAGGAGGATTTATTGGAGATACATTGTTCGGTTAA
- a CDS encoding FTR1 family iron permease: protein MHKAKKGAFLISMAILFSMFSNVTVFAANDKVNFDELYIEIGDGMMHARDEEWMSVKDNITAFQNLWNQMNETDSESANQVTTNLDKVMDAINTPDKNSTQIKKLLSSLSKSLAKYDKELNPVDQAQERKKVSQLLPLIDDVAEKVNAGNFDQASTSYQQFFTNWTSKEIIVRNQSVTAYGEIETQLAFLRISLSQTPPDKQKALTSIQDLRTAIQNFVDGKVTKKATEDNHSLDDAVQLLNNAAQSIEANNPEKASEHLNKMLLIWPVVEGSVRTRDPKLYSEIENNVPKAISLLQSEKKDTTKANAIITDLGDRLKLIAGETEYSFVDAMLILLREGLEAILIIAGLIAFLKKTNNEKKQGWIWSGAFVGLLASAGLAVCINIFFSNMTAAASREYLEGIIGLVAVVMMLTVGAWLHKKTNVSHWNHYIKQTMSNAAAKGSLFSMAVLSFLSIFREGAETIIFYAGMAPSMDISQLVLGIGIAFVLLLVLGFAIIRYSAKIPLRPFFFVATWLIYFLAFKMLGVSVHALQVANIAPVHYIQHLPFIEFIGLYPTIETLLPQVLLLLVILGTSFYVKKSANFKSAVTH from the coding sequence ATGCATAAAGCCAAAAAGGGTGCGTTTTTAATCAGTATGGCAATCCTTTTTAGCATGTTTTCGAATGTTACTGTATTCGCCGCAAACGATAAAGTGAATTTTGACGAATTATATATTGAAATTGGCGATGGCATGATGCATGCGCGTGATGAAGAATGGATGTCGGTAAAAGATAATATTACAGCTTTCCAAAACTTATGGAACCAAATGAATGAAACGGACAGTGAATCAGCTAACCAAGTAACTACTAATCTTGACAAAGTAATGGATGCTATAAACACACCTGATAAAAATTCCACACAAATCAAGAAACTATTATCAAGCTTATCAAAATCCTTGGCAAAATACGATAAAGAATTAAATCCAGTTGATCAAGCCCAAGAAAGAAAAAAAGTTAGTCAGCTCTTACCGCTTATTGATGATGTCGCAGAAAAAGTTAATGCAGGAAATTTTGATCAGGCAAGCACATCATATCAACAATTTTTCACAAATTGGACGTCAAAGGAAATTATTGTTCGTAACCAAAGTGTTACAGCATATGGTGAAATCGAAACACAACTGGCCTTTTTACGAATTTCCTTGTCACAAACTCCACCAGATAAACAAAAGGCACTAACTAGCATCCAAGATTTACGGACTGCTATCCAAAATTTTGTAGATGGAAAAGTGACGAAAAAGGCTACGGAGGACAATCACTCGCTAGACGATGCTGTTCAGCTACTGAATAATGCAGCACAATCTATAGAAGCGAATAATCCAGAAAAAGCTTCAGAGCATCTTAATAAAATGTTACTTATCTGGCCAGTTGTTGAAGGCTCAGTACGAACTAGAGATCCAAAATTATACAGTGAAATAGAAAATAATGTCCCTAAAGCAATCAGTCTGTTGCAATCGGAGAAGAAAGACACCACAAAAGCAAATGCAATCATTACCGACCTAGGTGATCGCTTAAAACTGATCGCCGGGGAAACGGAATATTCCTTTGTTGATGCCATGCTTATTTTGTTACGAGAAGGACTAGAAGCAATCTTAATTATTGCAGGTCTGATTGCATTCCTAAAGAAAACAAATAATGAAAAGAAACAAGGATGGATATGGAGCGGCGCGTTTGTCGGACTCCTTGCAAGTGCCGGACTTGCTGTATGCATTAACATCTTCTTTTCAAATATGACAGCTGCAGCGAGTCGGGAATATCTTGAGGGAATCATCGGCCTTGTCGCAGTTGTCATGATGCTCACGGTCGGCGCATGGCTTCATAAAAAGACGAATGTTAGTCATTGGAATCACTATATTAAACAGACTATGAGTAATGCCGCCGCTAAAGGAAGTCTATTTTCCATGGCAGTCCTTAGTTTCTTGTCTATCTTCCGTGAAGGCGCTGAAACGATTATCTTTTACGCTGGAATGGCACCATCTATGGACATAAGCCAATTAGTATTAGGAATTGGAATCGCTTTTGTCCTTCTGCTAGTACTTGGATTTGCGATTATCCGTTACAGTGCAAAAATTCCATTACGTCCATTCTTCTTTGTAGCAACATGGTTAATATACTTTCTGGCCTTCAAAATGCTCGGGGTCAGTGTTCACGCGCTACAGGTCGCAAATATCGCACCAGTACATTATATACAGCATTTACCATTCATTGAATTTATCGGTCTGTATCCAACAATTGAAACGCTCTTACCACAAGTATTATTATTGCTTGTTATTTTAGGAACAAGTTTTTATGTTAAAAAGTCGGCGAATTTCAAATCAGCGGTAACACATTAG
- the thpD gene encoding ectoine hydroxylase, with amino-acid sequence MEDLYPSRKNSQPEILERKDPVIHTDRSKDNQAPISNEQLDSYQKNGFLQIKNFFSEKEVSDMQKAIFELQDSNKDVTSNKVIREPESDDIRSIFHVHQDDNYFKKVANDRRILDIVNHLLGSDVYIHQSRINYKPGFKGKEFDWHSDFETWHVEDGMPRMRAVSLSIALSDNYTFNGPLMLIPGSQNYYVSCVGETPENNYKESLKKQKLGVPDQASLRWLAEQGGGIAVPTGQAGSITLFESNTMHGSTSNMTPYPRNNLFMVYNSVENRLVEPFSGGKKRPEYIAVREGSRMLSGVR; translated from the coding sequence GTGGAAGATCTTTATCCTTCAAGAAAAAATAGCCAACCGGAGATTTTGGAAAGGAAGGATCCTGTGATACACACAGATCGATCCAAAGATAATCAAGCTCCAATTTCAAACGAACAGCTTGATTCCTATCAAAAAAATGGGTTTTTGCAGATTAAGAATTTCTTCTCTGAGAAGGAAGTATCGGACATGCAGAAGGCCATTTTTGAGTTACAGGATTCAAACAAGGATGTAACTTCGAACAAGGTTATCCGTGAGCCGGAAAGTGATGACATCCGTTCTATTTTTCATGTACATCAAGATGACAACTACTTTAAAAAGGTTGCAAATGATAGACGAATACTTGACATAGTAAATCATCTTCTGGGAAGCGACGTGTATATACATCAATCACGTATTAATTATAAACCTGGATTCAAAGGAAAAGAATTTGATTGGCATTCCGATTTTGAGACGTGGCATGTGGAGGACGGCATGCCACGGATGAGGGCTGTCAGTTTATCAATAGCTTTATCGGATAATTATACATTCAACGGCCCATTAATGCTTATTCCGGGGTCCCAAAACTACTATGTCAGTTGTGTAGGGGAAACACCAGAGAATAATTATAAGGAATCGTTGAAAAAACAAAAGCTTGGGGTACCAGATCAAGCTAGCTTGCGCTGGCTTGCTGAGCAAGGTGGCGGAATAGCAGTACCAACTGGACAAGCCGGTTCAATTACGTTATTTGAGAGTAATACGATGCACGGTTCAACCAGTAATATGACACCATATCCACGTAACAATTTGTTCATGGTGTACAACAGTGTTGAAAATCGTTTAGTAGAACCGTTCTCAGGCGGCAAAAAACGTCCTGAGTACATCGCAGTACGCGAAGGTTCTCGAATGTTAAGCGGCGTTAGATAA
- a CDS encoding TraB/GumN family protein — translation MSEENITRLKLDDKEFILIGTAHVSKNSAEQVKEVVDSENPDAICIELDEQRYQSIVEENKWRDTDIFKVIKEKKATLLLMNLAISSFQNRMAKQFDINPGQEMIQGIKSAEETGADLVLADRNIQTTFSRIWGGIGLKGKATLLMQIIGSIFSKESITEEELEKMKNQDTINTILNEFTESFPKLKTPLIDERDQYLAQKIKDAPGKKIVAVLGAAHVPGITKEIKKDHDLKRLTEIPPKSKVPKIIGWSIPILIIALIAYTFISNPSAGYQQTLSWILWNGSFSALGVLIALGHPLTILTAFVAAPISSLNPLIAAGWFAGIVQAYIRRPSVRDFEKLSEDVFSIKGFWHNNVTRILLIVVLANLGSSLGTFIGGADVIRLFFENI, via the coding sequence ATGTCGGAAGAAAACATTACGAGACTCAAATTAGATGACAAAGAATTTATACTTATTGGAACTGCCCATGTTTCCAAAAACAGTGCGGAACAGGTGAAAGAAGTTGTCGATTCCGAAAACCCGGACGCTATTTGTATTGAGTTGGATGAGCAACGGTATCAATCAATTGTGGAAGAAAATAAATGGCGAGATACAGATATTTTTAAAGTCATTAAAGAGAAGAAAGCCACTTTACTGTTAATGAACCTTGCCATATCCTCTTTTCAAAATCGCATGGCAAAACAATTTGATATTAATCCCGGACAGGAAATGATTCAGGGGATTAAGTCAGCAGAAGAAACAGGTGCAGATCTTGTCTTGGCTGATCGAAATATCCAAACAACATTTTCCAGAATATGGGGTGGGATTGGGCTTAAAGGGAAAGCTACCCTGCTCATGCAAATCATCGGTAGTATTTTCAGCAAAGAAAGTATTACAGAAGAAGAACTGGAAAAGATGAAAAATCAGGATACAATTAATACGATTCTGAATGAGTTTACGGAGAGCTTTCCTAAATTAAAAACACCTTTGATTGATGAACGTGATCAATATTTAGCGCAAAAAATCAAGGATGCCCCTGGTAAAAAGATAGTCGCGGTGCTTGGTGCTGCTCACGTTCCTGGGATAACAAAAGAGATAAAAAAGGATCATGACCTGAAACGCCTAACTGAAATTCCGCCAAAATCCAAGGTTCCTAAAATAATTGGCTGGTCGATCCCTATCCTAATTATTGCACTAATTGCCTATACGTTTATCTCCAATCCATCTGCTGGATATCAACAGACACTCAGTTGGATATTATGGAATGGTTCGTTTTCAGCACTTGGCGTATTAATTGCTTTAGGACATCCATTAACCATCCTTACTGCCTTTGTTGCGGCACCAATCTCATCGTTAAATCCGCTCATCGCTGCTGGCTGGTTTGCGGGCATCGTCCAGGCCTATATTCGCCGGCCAAGTGTGCGCGACTTCGAGAAACTTTCGGAGGATGTTTTTAGTATAAAAGGATTTTGGCACAATAACGTCACACGTATTCTTCTGATTGTTGTCCTGGCCAATTTAGGCAGCTCACTGGGGACCTTTATTGGTGGAGCAGACGTTATCCGGTTATTTTTTGAAAATATTTAG
- the putP gene encoding sodium/proline symporter PutP: MEFGVFISLGIYMLGMLLIGYWSYRKTSNLSDYMLGGRGLGPAVTALSAGASDMSGWMVMALPGAMYATGFASAWLAIGLTVGAYVNYLVLAPRLRTYTEVANDSITIPDFLENRFHDKSNMLRLVSGIVILIFFALYASAGMVSGGKLFESAFGLDYKIGLFLTVAVIVAYTLFGGFLAVSMTDFVQGIIMFLALILVPIVALTDVGGTQEAWDHIQRIDPSLLDFFKGTSVLGILSFLAWGLGYFGQPHIIVRFMAISSVKELKTARRIGIGWMAISIIGAMAVGLIGVAYFADHPGQLGDPETVLIVFANVLFNPYITGFILAAVLAAIMSTVSSQLLVTSSAVTEDFYRTFFRKKASDKELVLIGRLAVLVVAVISLILAYTPNDTILGLVGNAWAGFGAAFGPVVLLSLYWKRMTKWGALAGMIAGGLTVIIWLSIPGLSDFLYEIIPGFIISLIAVLVVSKMTTNPEKEVQQQFEQMEQKLTEEE, translated from the coding sequence GTGGAGTTTGGAGTTTTTATTTCGCTAGGTATTTATATGCTTGGCATGCTATTAATTGGATACTGGTCCTACCGAAAAACATCTAATTTATCGGATTATATGTTAGGCGGACGTGGATTAGGACCAGCAGTAACAGCTTTATCAGCAGGTGCATCTGACATGAGTGGTTGGATGGTTATGGCACTTCCTGGTGCAATGTATGCAACGGGGTTTGCCAGTGCATGGCTTGCGATTGGGCTGACAGTAGGTGCGTATGTGAATTATCTTGTGTTGGCACCTAGATTAAGAACGTATACAGAAGTTGCGAATGATTCGATTACGATCCCTGATTTTTTAGAGAATAGATTTCATGACAAATCTAATATGCTAAGACTTGTCTCCGGTATTGTTATTTTGATCTTTTTTGCTTTATATGCATCAGCCGGAATGGTCTCAGGTGGTAAACTATTTGAAAGTGCATTTGGTTTGGATTATAAAATTGGCCTATTTTTAACTGTTGCTGTTATTGTGGCCTATACGTTATTCGGCGGCTTCCTAGCAGTTAGTATGACAGATTTTGTGCAAGGTATTATTATGTTTCTTGCGTTAATTTTGGTTCCAATTGTTGCACTGACAGACGTTGGTGGAACACAGGAAGCATGGGATCATATTCAACGCATTGATCCTTCGCTACTTGATTTCTTCAAGGGCACTTCTGTTCTTGGTATTCTATCATTTTTAGCTTGGGGTCTTGGTTATTTTGGACAACCCCATATTATTGTACGGTTTATGGCAATCAGTTCGGTTAAAGAATTGAAGACAGCGCGCCGTATCGGAATTGGTTGGATGGCTATCTCGATCATTGGTGCAATGGCAGTTGGTCTAATAGGTGTGGCATACTTTGCTGATCATCCTGGACAACTCGGCGACCCTGAAACAGTTCTGATTGTATTTGCAAATGTATTATTCAATCCGTATATAACTGGATTTATTTTAGCAGCAGTCCTCGCTGCGATTATGAGTACCGTATCCTCACAACTACTTGTTACTTCAAGTGCGGTTACGGAGGATTTCTACCGGACATTTTTCCGGAAAAAAGCATCTGACAAAGAGCTAGTTTTAATCGGTCGGTTGGCTGTATTAGTTGTTGCGGTTATCAGTTTGATTCTCGCTTATACGCCGAATGATACAATTCTAGGTCTTGTCGGTAACGCTTGGGCAGGATTTGGTGCAGCGTTTGGACCTGTTGTACTATTAAGCCTTTATTGGAAACGCATGACCAAATGGGGTGCACTTGCCGGAATGATTGCTGGTGGTTTGACAGTTATCATTTGGCTATCTATTCCAGGTTTATCTGATTTCCTTTATGAAATTATACCTGGATTCATTATCAGTTTAATTGCTGTCCTCGTAGTTAGTAAAATGACAACTAATCCGGAAAAAGAAGTACAACAACAATTTGAACAAATGGAACAAAAATTGACCGAAGAAGAATAA
- a CDS encoding FAD-binding dehydrogenase, translating into MEYDVIVVGAGLAGLVATAEIADGGKKVLLLDQEPESSLGGQAWWSFGGLFLVDSPEQRRMGIKDSKDLAWQDWLGTAGFDREADEDYWGRKWAEAYVDFAAGEKRAWLHEMGVRIFPVVGWAERGGYLAEGHGNSVPRFHIVWGTGPGIVAPFERRVRKHIDNGLVTYKPRHRVDHLLKHNGVIVGVSGSVLEPSTVARGEKSSRKVVDDFEHQAQAVVVTSGGIGADLDLVRQNWPKRLGEPPKQMISGVPAHVDGRMLSITEAAGGRIVNRDRMWHYTEGIKNWNPVWPNHGIRILPGPSSIWLDAEGNRFPAPNFPGFDTLGTLEAIQKTGYDYSWFILTQKIIEREFALSGSEQNPDLTGKSIKQVLGRALPGASSPVQAFMDKGEDFVVADNIDNLVIGMNKLIGKKRLKAEHVERQIQARDREIDNAFTKDLQVTAMRGARNYLGDKLIRVAAPHKILDRKNGPLIAVRLNILSRKTLGGLQTDLSGRVLNNAGVAIPGLYAAGEVSGFGGGGVHGYRSLEGTFVGGCLFTGRETGRAIVKELD; encoded by the coding sequence GTGGAATATGATGTCATTGTAGTAGGAGCTGGACTTGCTGGATTAGTCGCAACCGCGGAAATAGCGGATGGCGGTAAAAAAGTATTGCTACTGGATCAAGAGCCCGAAAGTTCACTAGGCGGACAGGCATGGTGGTCATTTGGTGGATTATTTCTTGTTGATTCACCTGAACAGCGCCGGATGGGGATAAAGGATTCAAAAGATTTGGCATGGCAGGATTGGCTTGGAACAGCCGGTTTCGATCGAGAAGCTGACGAAGATTATTGGGGACGAAAATGGGCGGAAGCGTATGTGGATTTTGCTGCCGGAGAAAAACGCGCCTGGTTACATGAAATGGGAGTGCGTATTTTTCCAGTAGTTGGCTGGGCTGAACGAGGTGGTTATCTTGCTGAAGGACACGGAAATTCTGTGCCCCGGTTTCACATTGTTTGGGGAACAGGTCCCGGAATTGTAGCCCCATTTGAACGGCGTGTCCGAAAACACATAGATAACGGGCTTGTTACATATAAACCAAGGCATCGTGTCGATCATTTGCTTAAGCATAATGGTGTCATTGTTGGTGTGAGTGGCTCTGTTCTCGAACCAAGTACAGTTGCTCGTGGAGAAAAAAGCTCCAGAAAAGTGGTAGATGATTTCGAACATCAAGCACAAGCGGTTGTTGTTACCAGTGGTGGCATTGGGGCAGACCTAGACTTAGTCCGACAAAATTGGCCAAAGCGACTTGGGGAACCACCAAAACAGATGATTTCTGGCGTACCTGCACATGTTGACGGGCGCATGCTATCGATAACAGAAGCTGCTGGTGGACGAATTGTTAACCGTGATCGCATGTGGCACTATACAGAGGGCATAAAAAATTGGAATCCTGTTTGGCCTAACCACGGCATTCGTATACTTCCTGGACCATCATCCATTTGGCTTGATGCAGAAGGGAATCGTTTTCCTGCACCTAATTTTCCGGGTTTTGATACATTAGGAACACTCGAAGCTATTCAAAAGACCGGGTACGATTATTCATGGTTCATTTTGACACAAAAAATAATTGAGCGTGAATTTGCTCTTTCCGGATCTGAGCAAAATCCTGATTTAACTGGGAAAAGTATTAAACAAGTACTTGGTAGAGCATTGCCAGGTGCATCATCCCCTGTACAGGCGTTTATGGATAAGGGTGAAGATTTTGTTGTAGCCGACAATATCGACAACCTTGTTATCGGGATGAATAAATTAATTGGAAAGAAACGATTGAAGGCTGAGCATGTCGAGCGGCAAATCCAGGCGCGTGATAGGGAGATTGATAATGCCTTTACAAAAGATCTACAAGTAACAGCAATGCGTGGTGCGCGGAACTACCTTGGTGATAAATTAATCCGCGTTGCAGCTCCGCACAAAATTTTAGATCGGAAAAACGGTCCGCTTATTGCTGTTCGCCTAAATATTTTAAGCCGTAAAACATTAGGAGGATTACAAACAGATTTATCTGGTAGAGTATTGAATAATGCAGGTGTAGCGATACCCGGGCTCTATGCGGCTGGAGAGGTTTCTGGATTCGGCGGTGGCGGTGTTCACGGATACCGTTCGTTAGAGGGGACGTTTGTTGGTGGTTGCCTATTTACTGGGCGAGAAACAGGTAGGGCTATAGTGAAAGAATTGGATTAA